One genomic segment of Ctenopharyngodon idella isolate HZGC_01 chromosome 7, HZGC01, whole genome shotgun sequence includes these proteins:
- the LOC127515781 gene encoding histone H2B-like, with protein sequence MPEPAKSAPKKGSKKAVTKTAGKGGKKRRKSRKESYAIYVYKVLKQVHPDTGISSKAMGIMNSFVNDIFERIAGEASRLAHYNKRSTITSREIQTAVRLLLPGELAKHAVSEGTKAVTKYTSSK encoded by the coding sequence ATGCCTGAACCAGCCAAGTCCGCGCCTAAGAAGGGCTCCAAGAAGGCCGTCACGAAGACCGCCGGTAAGGGAGGAAAGAAGCGCAGAAAGTCCAGGAAGGAGAGCTACGCCATCTACGTGTACAAAGTGCTGAAGCAGGTTCATCCTGACACCGGCATCTCCTCCAAGGCGATGGGCATCATGAACTCTTTCGTCAATGACATCTTCGAGCGCATCGCCGGTGAGGCGTCTCGTCTCGCTCACTACAACAAGCGCTCCACCATCACGTCGAGAGAGATCCAGACCGCCGTGCGTCTGCTGCTGCCCGGTGAGCTGGCCAAACACGCCGTGTCTGAGGGCACCAAGGCCGTCACCAAGTACACCAGCTCCAAGTAG
- the LOC127515785 gene encoding histone H2B-like codes for MPEPAKSAPKKGSKKAVTKTAGKGGKKRRKSRKESYAIYVYKVLKQVHPDTGISSKAMGIMNSFVNDIFERIAGEASRLAHYNKRSTITSREIQTAVRLLLPGELAKHAVSEGTKAVTKYTSSK; via the coding sequence ATGCCTGAACCAGCCAAGTCCGCGCCTAAGAAGGGCTCCAAGAAGGCCGTCACGAAGACCGCCGGTAAGGGAGGAAAGAAGCGCAGAAAGTCCAGGAAGGAGAGCTACGCCATCTACGTGTACAAAGTGCTGAAGCAGGTTCATCCTGACACCGGCATCTCCTCCAAGGCGATGGGCATCATGAACTCTTTCGTCAACGACATCTTCGAGCGCATCGCCGGTGAGGCGTCTCGTCTCGCTCACTACAACAAGCGCTCCACCATCACGTCGAGAGAGATCCAGACCGCCGTGCGTCTGCTGCTGCCCGGTGAGCTGGCCAAACACGCCGTGTCTGAGGGCACCAAGGCCGTCACCAAGTACACCAGCTCCAAGTAG
- the LOC127515796 gene encoding histone H1-like, producing the protein MAETAPAPAAAAPAKAPKKKSAAKAKKAGPGVGELIVKAVSASKERSGVSLAALKKALAASGYDVEKNNSRVKIAIKGLVTKGTLVQVKGTGASGSFKLNKQQAETKKKPAKKAAPKAKKPAAKKPAAAKKPKSAAAKKPAAKKSPKKAKKPAATAAKKATKSPKKAKKPAAAKKAAKSPKKAKAAKPKAAKPKAAKPKKAAPKKK; encoded by the coding sequence ATGGCAGAAACCGCCCCAGCCCCGGCTGCTGCCGCCCCGGCCAAAGCGCCCAAGAAGAAGTCAGCTGCGAAAGCCAAGAAAGCAGGTCCAGGCGTCGGTGAGCTCATCGTCAAAGCTGTGAGCGCCTCCAAGGAGAGGAGCGGCGTGTCCCTCGCCGCCCTGAAGAAAGCTCTCGCGGCCAGCGGCTACGACGTGGAGAAGAACAACTCCCGCGTCAAGATCGCCATCAAGGGCCTGGTGACTAAAGGCACCCTGGTGCAGGTCAAAGGGACCGGCGCCTCGGGCTCATTCAAGCTCAACAAGCAGCAAGCCGAGACCAAGAAGAAGCCGGCCAAGAAAGCGGCTCCTAAAGCGAAGAAGCCCGCGGCCAAGAAACCCGCTGCTGCCAAGAAGCCCAAGAGCGCCGCGGCAAAGAAGCCCGCCGCTAAGAAATCGCCCAAGAAGGCCAAGAAACCCGCCGCCACAGCCGCTAAGAAGGCGACGAAGAGCCCCAAGAAGGCAAAGAAGCCAGCAGCCGCTAAGAAAGCAGCCAAGAGCCCCAAAAAGGCCAAGGCGGCTAAACCTAAGGCGGCAAAGCCTAAAGCCGCCAAGCCTAAAAAGGCAGCTCCCAAAAAGAAGTAA
- the LOC127515778 gene encoding histone H2A codes for MSGRGKTGGKARAKAKTRSSRAGLQFPVGRVHRLLRKGNYAERVGAGAPVYLAAVLEYLTAEILELAGNAARDNKKTRIIPRHLQLAVRNDEELNKLLGGVTIAQGGVLPNIQAVLLPKKTEKPAKSK; via the coding sequence ATGAGCGGCAGAGGCAAAACCGGCGGCAAAGCAAGAGCGAAAGCCAAGACTCGCTCCTCCAGGGCAGGACTGCAGTTCCCCGTCGGTCGTGTTCACAGGCTTCTCCGCAAAGGCAACTACGCAGAGCGCGTCGGTGCCGGTGCTCCTGTCTATCTGGCGGCTGTGCTCGAGTATCTTACCGCTGAGATCCTGGAGTTGGCTGGAAACGCCGCTCGGGACAACAAGAAGACCCGCATCATTCCCCGTCACCTGCAGCTGGCGGTGCGCAATGACGAGGAGCTGAACAAACTTCTGGGCGGAGTGACCATCGCTCAGGGCGGCGTGCTGCCCAACATCCAGGCCGTGCTGCTGCCCAAGAAGACCGAGAAGCCCGCCAAATCCAAATAA
- the LOC127515768 gene encoding histone H3, protein MARTKQTARKSTGGKAPRKQLATKAARKSAPATGGVKKPHRYRPGTVALREIRRYQKSTELLIRKLPFQRLVREIAQDFKTDLRFQSSAVMALQEASEAYLVGLFEDTNLCAIHAKRVTIMPKDIQLARRIRGERA, encoded by the coding sequence ATGGCAAGAACCAAGCAGACCGCTCGTAAATCCACCGGTGGTAAAGCCCCGAGGAAGCAGCTCGCTACTAAAGCAGCGCGGAAGAGCGCGCCAGCCACCGGCGGCGTCAAGAAGCCCCATCGTTACAGGCCCGGGACCGTGGCTCTCCGAGAGATCCGCCGTTATCAGAAGTCCACCGAGCTGCTGATCCGCAAACTGCCTTTCCAGCGGCTGGTGCGAGAAATCGCTCAGGACTTCAAGACGGATCTGCGCTTCCAGAGCTCCGCTGTCATGGCCCTGCAGGAGGCCAGCGAGGCTTATTTGGTCGGTCTGTTCGAGGACACCAACCTGTGCGCCATCCACGCCAAGAGAGTCACCATCATGCCCAAGGACATTCAGCTGGCCCGCCGCATCCGCGGAGAGCGCGCTTAA
- the LOC127515793 gene encoding histone H4 gives MSGRGKGGKGLGKGGAKRHRKVLRDNIQGITKPAIRRLARRGGVKRISGLIYEETRGVLKVFLENVIRDAVTYTEHAKRKTVTAMDVVYALKRQGRTLYGFGG, from the coding sequence ATGTCTGGAAGAGGTAAAGGCGGTAAAGGGCTCGGAAAAGGAGGCGCTAAGCGTCACCGCAAAGTTCTGCGCGATAACATCCAGGGAATCACCAAACCCGCCATTCGTCGTCTGGCTCGCCGCGGCGGCGTCAAGCGCATCTCCGGGCTGATCTACGAGGAGACCCGCGGTGTGTTGAAGGTGTTTCTGGAGAACGTTATCCGCGATGCCGTCACCTACACCGAGCACGCCAAGAGAAAGACCGTCACCGCCATGGATGTTGTGTACGCGCTGAAACGACAGGGACGAACCCTGTACGGCTTCGGAGGATAA